GCTTTTGAGTGGTCTTTTGATATGAATGCTGAAAATGGGCAGCAGTTTGATGAGTTGGAGCTGATGGTGGAGGCAGGTATGAAAAGAATAATTGGGCAGGATATAGGGGAGGCACTAAAGCTGGGACAGAAAATTTGCGGATGGCTGGATGGCCAGGGCAGGTCCCTGGCCCAGGAGCAGAAACAGCTTAGCCCTGAAGAGGGCGGTCCTGATAAGGCCATGATTAAAAAAAAGGTATCCAGGTTAAACAGGTTGGGCATGGAAAAGGTTTTTGATATAATAGTGGCCTGGCTGGAAGATATGGTAGCGGTGGTTCTGGGGGCAGGAAGCAAAGTACTGCACTACAGCCAGAATCATGATTTTCTGGATTCCAGCCTTATAGGCATAAAAGCGGACCGGTTGCTAAACCTGTTGGAATTGGTGGAAGAAAACCGGTATTATTTGAGCCGCTCTATTAACCAGGAGCTGGCTTTGGACACAATATTTTTAGGCCTCAATGAGGCAATAAGAGGTGAAGCAAAATGAAGCCATGTATTGGCATAATATTTAGGAAGAACGGCAGGATACATTATTATGACTGCAATAGCATTTGTGTGGAAGTCGGAGACAAGGTTATATGCCATGTCAGCGACTCCATTGAAATAGGCGAGGTAGCCAACCCGGTGCAGGATGTGGATGAAGAAGGATTTTCTGAACCTTTGAGCAAGGTTATCAGGAAGGCTACCCATTATGACCTATCGGTGGATGAGATCAATAAGAATAAGGAAGCAGAAGGCAGCAAGAAATTTGAGGAGCTGGCTGCCAAGTACAAGCTGCCCATGAAGCTGGTAGATGTGCATGTCATGTTTGATAAGAGCAAGATGATCTTTTATTTTACTTCTGAAAAGAGGGTTGATTTCAGGGATATGGTAAAAGAGCTGGCCTCTACTTTTAAGATGCGCATAGAGCTGAGGCAGATAGGGGTAAGGGACGAAGCTAAGATCATTGGCGGGTTGGGACCTTGCGGCAGGAAATTGTGCTGCAAGAGTTTTTTATCCGATTTTGATTCCATTTCTATCAAGATGGCCAAGGACCAGAACCTGCCCTTAAACCCCCTCAAGATTTCAGGCATTTGCGGGCGGCTTATGTGCTGTCTCAAATATGAATACGAAGACTATGAGAAGTTTATGGATAAAGCTCCGGAGAGGGGCACCAGGGTAAGGGTAGACCAGCATTGCGGCTGTGTATGCGGTTATGAGCCGCTTAAAGGCAGTGTTATCGTAGAACTGGATAATGAGACCAGGAAAACAGTTCCCATAGACCAGATTACCGTAATAGGCAAAGCTCCGGAATCTGGGGACAGGCAAGAGCAGTAGGCAGTTTGCCGATGTAGCTCAATTGGAAGAGCAGCTCATTCGTAATGAGCAGGTTACCGGTTCAAATCCGGTCATCGGCTCCAGGAAGGAGAAGCATTGATTGTAAGGGATTTATCTTTAAAGCTGAACCAATATGTCCGTGATATGGCCGGCAAGTCTGCAGAGGGGATATTGGATTCGGTTACCATAGGGGTTCCCAAGAACAAGAAATTTGGGGACCTGTATACCAATGCGGCCATGGTCATGGCCAGGCCTTTGGGCAAAAACCCCTTAAACATAGCCCAAACCATGGTCAAGGATTTAAGTGAGGCCTGGCCCCAGGCAGAAGGCCTGGAAATTGTCAAACCCGGCTTTATCAATTTTAAGCTAAAGGACAGCTTCCTAAAGTCTTGCCTGGCAGAGATTATTACCCAAAGGGAAAAATATGGCCGCAACCAGGAAGGGGCGCAGGCAAAGGTAAATATTGAATATGTTAGCTCTAATCCTACCGGCAATCTCCATATCGGCCACGGCCGGTGGGGAGTTTTGGGAGATGTGCTGTCCAGCCTTTATGAGGCCAATGGCTACCAGGTGACCCGTGAATACTATGTTAATGATTACGGCAGCCAGATACAGAAGTTTGGCCAGTGTGCGGCCAGCCTGTATTCCCGCCATTTTGGCCGGGAACATGATTACCCTGAAGACGGTTATCCCCCGGAAGCAGTATCTGAGGTAGTAGAAAGGGTTATAGAGAGGTATGGCGACCAGTTTACAGCGGACCTGCCCCGGCTGGAAAAGGTGGCAGTGGAGACCATGATAGAGGTTATCAGGCATACTTTATCCAGCATGGGGGTTAATTTTGATGTATGGTTTAAGGAAAGCAGCCTGTATGAAAATAATAATTTTGAAAAGGTAATAGATAAGCTGATATATAAAAACCTGGCGTACCGCAAACAGGGGGCGGTATGGTTCAGGTCCAGTAATTTTGGTGATGATAAAGACAGGGTTATTATTAGGAAGGACGGCCAGCCTACCTATTTTGCTTCCGATATCATGTACCTTATCAATAAGTCAGAACGCGGATTTGATAAGATTTTCTATATATGGGGAGCAGACCATCATGGCTATGTGGATAGGCTAATGGCTACCGCCCGGGCTTTGGGCCTGGATGATATGGAGGTAATAATTATAATAGGCCAGCTGGTAAAGCTGGTAAAAAGCGGGCAGCTGGTTAAGATGTCCCGGAGGAAAGGCAAGGTCTACACTTTAGCTGATTTGATTGAAGAAGTAGGCCCGGATGCGGTTAGATATTTTTTCGCTGCCAATTCCTTTGATACCTCTATGGATTTTGATATTGATTTGGCTTTGGAGAAGTCCAGCCAGAACCCGGTTTATTATGTCCAGTATGCCCATGCCAGGATAGAGAGCATACTTAAGAAGGTGGGCACCAGGCAGTTGGAGGATGTGGATTGCAGCCAGCTGCAATTGGAGTCAGGGGCGGAAAGGGAAATAGCCAAGAAACTGGTATTTTTCCCGGATGAAGTATATAACGGATGCGCTAATAATTCCCCTTATTTCTTAACCCAGTACCTTTATGGGCTGGCTACTGATTTTCACTATTTCTATAACCATTACCGGGTTATGGAAAATGAGGGGATAAACCAGTCCCGTTTAGGGCTGGTGCTGTTAACCAAACAGGTATTGTTAAACGGGTTGGAAATGCTGGGCATTAGCGCTCCTTCCCAAATGTAATAATATACGAGAAGGCAGGATTTTATGTTATTACCTATTACTGCGGTCATAGATGATGGTGGGATGCTGCATATAGGCGGATGCAGTGCAAAAAGTTTGAAGGAAAAGTATGGCACCCCCCTATATATTATGGATGTGGCTACTATCAAGAAACAATGCACAGATTATATTTCCAATTTTACCTTTGATGATTTACAAGCAGAGATTATCTATGCCTCCAAGGCTTTCAGCAGCCTGGCCATATGCCAGCTGGTAGCTTCCCAGGGGTTAAGTGTGGATGTGTCTACCGGAGGGGAGCTTTATATGGCTTTGGCCAGCGGCTTTGATCCGGCCAAAATTTATTTCCATGGCAATAACAAATCATGCCAGGAAATAGAATATGGCCTGGAGAGCAATGTGGGCACTTTTATTGTAGACAACTTGGAAGAGCTGGATCTATTGGCCCGGATGGCCCAGGAGAAAGGCAAAAGACAGAACATATTTTTAAGGATTACTCCGGGAATCAAGGCTTCCACCCATGAGTATATCCAGACCGGTAAAATAGAATCCAAGTTTGGATTTGGGATCCATAAATCCATCGCCAGCCAGGCGGTGAAGCAGGCCTTAAGTTACGGCAGCCTGAACCTGTCCGGCCTGCACTGCCATATCGGTTCCCAGATCTTTAATCTTTCCAGTTATGAGAAACTGATAGACGTAATGCTTAAATTCATGCATTCGGTAAATAATTCTTGGGGGGCCGGACTGGGGCAGCTAAACATAGGGGGAGGATTGGGTATTAGCTATACCCGCCATGATAAGCCTCCCGCCATTGCTGATCTGGCTCAGCTGGTCCATCATGCAGTTTTAAAATATGGGGCCAGGCATGGGGTTAAATTAAAGAAGATTTACCTGGAACCGGGAAGGTCGATTGTGGGCAATGCCGGGATTACCCTGTATGAAGCAGGCACCATAAAGCAGATCCCCCATGTAAAAAATTATTTATCAGTAGATGGGGGGATGTCAGATAATATCCGCCCCATTCTATATCAGGCTAAATATGATGCTTTTTTGGCTGAAAGGATGAAGGACAGCACCCCGCAAGCTGCTTATACCATTGTAGGCAAGCATTGTGAGAGCGGGGATATCCTGATAGAGAACATAGATTTGCCAATTGTAAACAAAGGTGATTTAATTGCAGTTACAGCCACCGGCGCGTACTGTTATTCCATGGCCAGCAATTATAATGGGCAGACTAAGTGTGCGGTGGTAGCAGTGGAAGAGGGCGCCAGCTGGCCTTGGATAGAGAGACAGACTTATCAAGACTTGGTAGCCCATAACAAGGAGCTATATGAATCAAAATAATTACCAGCAGGTTAATATTGGAATAATAGGATTTGGCTATATTGCCAGTGAGGTTTATTCCTTAATCTACAGCCAGGCCGATTATATATCCAAAAAGATTGGCAGAAAGCTTAATATCAGCCGCATAGCTGAAAAGGATAAGCAGAAGCTGAAAGGCAATATTCCCGGCCTGTCTTCAGTGGAGATAACCAGGGATGCTAATGATATAATTGAAGATGATAGTATTGATATAGTAGTGGAGCTTATAGGGGGCATTGTTCCCGCCTATGACTTTGTATCTAAAGCCCTAAGCCGGGGCAAGTATGTGGTAACTGCCAATAAGGACCTGATTGCCAATAAGGGCAAAAGGCTGTACGAGCTGGCCCAGGATTCCAATGTGGACATACTGTTTGAGGCCAGTGTAGGGGGAGGTATACCTATTATAGGGCCCATGAAATCATCCTTAGCTTCCAATAATATCCAAAAGATCGTGGGAATTTTAAACGGAACCACCAATTATATCTTGACCAGGATGGAAAAGGAGGGCTTGTCTTTTGCCGATGCCCTTAAGATGGCCCAGGATTTGGGTTATGCTGAAAAAGCTAATCCCTCTGCCGATATCGAGGGTTATGATGCTGCCTGCAAGCTGGCCATACTGTCTTCCATTGCCTTTAATTCCAGGGTGGTAATGGATGATGTTTACCGGGAGGGCATTACTTCCATTACTATTGACGATATAAATAATGCCCGGGAGATGGGTTACCGCATTAAATTATTGGCTATAGGCCAGGAGAAAGATTCGGTCATCAGCGTGAAGGTACATCCTGCCCTGATACCGGTTAACCATATTTTGGCTTCTATTGAGGACACTTACAATGCTGTATACGTATACGGCAATTATGTGGGGGAAATAATGAGTTACGGCCGGGGTGCCGGGGATAAGCCTACTGCCAGTTCAGTGGTGGGGGATATTATAAAGGTGGCCCGCCACCTGGACAGGGACCGTAAAGGTCCTATTTATGGCTGCAGCTGCTTTGAGGATAAGAAGCTAAAGGCTATTGATGAAGATATCAGTAAGTTTTATTTATTGGTTGATGTGGAAGACAGGCCGGGAGTCCTGGCCAACATAGCCAGGGTATTCGGGGATTATCAGGTAAGCATAAAATCCATGATCCAGAAACAGTCAGACCTGGATAATACGGCCCGGCTAATATTTATTACCCATGAAGTATTAAACAGGAACCTGTACCAGTCCATTAAAGAGGTTTCCCGGCTGGATGTAGTACATAAAGTGCTAAATGTCATCAGGGTAGAGGACTTGAGCTGATGGACCCTATCCGGTACAAAAGTACCAGAGGCGGAGAAGAGGTAAGCAGCGTTCAGGCCATTTTAGATGGAATCGCCCCTGACGGGGGGCTTTATGTACCTACCGGTTTTCCCTCTTGGGGGCCTCGTTTGGGTCAGCTGGCTGAATTGGACTACCGTCAGCTGGCAGCTGAGGTTTTGGGCAGTTTTTTTGCAGATTTCAGCCTGGAAGAAATACAGGCTGCAGTTAATGCTGCTTATGATGACAAATTTGACCATCCTTGTTTTGCCCCCTTGGTTGAAAAGGGTGGTTACTTTTTTTTAGAGCTTTTTCACGGACCTACCCTGGCTTTCAAGGATATGGCCCTATCGGTGCTTCCCCACCTGGTGCAACTGGCCAGGACCAAGCTGGGGCGCAAAGATGAGCTGGTTATATTGACTGCTACCTCCGGGGATACGGGAAAGGCTGCCCTGGAGGGTTTTGCTGATGTAGAGGGAACCAGGATCATTGTTTTTTACCCCCAGGAGGGGGTCAGCAAGATACAGGAAAGACAGATGGTAACCCAGAGGGGTGAAAATACCCATGTAGTGGCTATCCGGGGAAACTTTGATGATGCCCAGGGGGGAGTCAAGGAGGCTTTCTCGGACCAACAGTTCAGGAGCCTGGCCAAAAGAGCCGGTTTTTCCTTTTCTTCTGCTAATTCCATTAATATAGGGAGGCTTATTCCCCAGGTGGTATATTACCTATACTCTTACCTGGAGCTGTTAAACAGGGGCAGGATTAAGGAAGGGGAAGAGATCAATGTATGTGTTCCTACCGGTAACTTTGGCAATATCCTGGCCGCTTATTATGCCCGGCAGTGCGGGGTTCCCCTGGGGAGGCTAATCTGTGCCTCCAATATTAATAATGTGCTTTATGACTTTATAAATAGCGGCACCTATGATAGAAACCGCCAGCTAAAGCTTACTTCATCGCCTTCCATGGATATATTGGTTTCCAGCAATCTGGAAAGGCTGCTGTATCATATAAGCGGGGAAGATGCCGTAATGGTAACCAGGCTGATGGAAAATTTGGCAAATGAAGGCAGCTATTCCATAAGCCCAAAGATGAAGGACAGTTTGGCTGATTTTTATCCGGGTTTTGCTACCGAAGCAGAAACCAGGGAGGCTATAGCTTCAGCTTACCAGGAGCTTGGCTACCTGATTGATACCCATACTGCAGTTGGTTTTAGTGTATGCCGGCAGTATGTACAGGAGGGCAATAGCGGTATTAATATTATTGT
This DNA window, taken from Actinomycetota bacterium, encodes the following:
- a CDS encoding stage 0 sporulation family protein — translated: MKPCIGIIFRKNGRIHYYDCNSICVEVGDKVICHVSDSIEIGEVANPVQDVDEEGFSEPLSKVIRKATHYDLSVDEINKNKEAEGSKKFEELAAKYKLPMKLVDVHVMFDKSKMIFYFTSEKRVDFRDMVKELASTFKMRIELRQIGVRDEAKIIGGLGPCGRKLCCKSFLSDFDSISIKMAKDQNLPLNPLKISGICGRLMCCLKYEYEDYEKFMDKAPERGTRVRVDQHCGCVCGYEPLKGSVIVELDNETRKTVPIDQITVIGKAPESGDRQEQ
- the argS gene encoding arginine--tRNA ligase codes for the protein MIVRDLSLKLNQYVRDMAGKSAEGILDSVTIGVPKNKKFGDLYTNAAMVMARPLGKNPLNIAQTMVKDLSEAWPQAEGLEIVKPGFINFKLKDSFLKSCLAEIITQREKYGRNQEGAQAKVNIEYVSSNPTGNLHIGHGRWGVLGDVLSSLYEANGYQVTREYYVNDYGSQIQKFGQCAASLYSRHFGREHDYPEDGYPPEAVSEVVERVIERYGDQFTADLPRLEKVAVETMIEVIRHTLSSMGVNFDVWFKESSLYENNNFEKVIDKLIYKNLAYRKQGAVWFRSSNFGDDKDRVIIRKDGQPTYFASDIMYLINKSERGFDKIFYIWGADHHGYVDRLMATARALGLDDMEVIIIIGQLVKLVKSGQLVKMSRRKGKVYTLADLIEEVGPDAVRYFFAANSFDTSMDFDIDLALEKSSQNPVYYVQYAHARIESILKKVGTRQLEDVDCSQLQLESGAEREIAKKLVFFPDEVYNGCANNSPYFLTQYLYGLATDFHYFYNHYRVMENEGINQSRLGLVLLTKQVLLNGLEMLGISAPSQM
- the lysA gene encoding diaminopimelate decarboxylase gives rise to the protein MLLPITAVIDDGGMLHIGGCSAKSLKEKYGTPLYIMDVATIKKQCTDYISNFTFDDLQAEIIYASKAFSSLAICQLVASQGLSVDVSTGGELYMALASGFDPAKIYFHGNNKSCQEIEYGLESNVGTFIVDNLEELDLLARMAQEKGKRQNIFLRITPGIKASTHEYIQTGKIESKFGFGIHKSIASQAVKQALSYGSLNLSGLHCHIGSQIFNLSSYEKLIDVMLKFMHSVNNSWGAGLGQLNIGGGLGISYTRHDKPPAIADLAQLVHHAVLKYGARHGVKLKKIYLEPGRSIVGNAGITLYEAGTIKQIPHVKNYLSVDGGMSDNIRPILYQAKYDAFLAERMKDSTPQAAYTIVGKHCESGDILIENIDLPIVNKGDLIAVTATGAYCYSMASNYNGQTKCAVVAVEEGASWPWIERQTYQDLVAHNKELYESK
- a CDS encoding homoserine dehydrogenase is translated as MNQNNYQQVNIGIIGFGYIASEVYSLIYSQADYISKKIGRKLNISRIAEKDKQKLKGNIPGLSSVEITRDANDIIEDDSIDIVVELIGGIVPAYDFVSKALSRGKYVVTANKDLIANKGKRLYELAQDSNVDILFEASVGGGIPIIGPMKSSLASNNIQKIVGILNGTTNYILTRMEKEGLSFADALKMAQDLGYAEKANPSADIEGYDAACKLAILSSIAFNSRVVMDDVYREGITSITIDDINNAREMGYRIKLLAIGQEKDSVISVKVHPALIPVNHILASIEDTYNAVYVYGNYVGEIMSYGRGAGDKPTASSVVGDIIKVARHLDRDRKGPIYGCSCFEDKKLKAIDEDISKFYLLVDVEDRPGVLANIARVFGDYQVSIKSMIQKQSDLDNTARLIFITHEVLNRNLYQSIKEVSRLDVVHKVLNVIRVEDLS
- the thrC gene encoding threonine synthase — protein: MDPIRYKSTRGGEEVSSVQAILDGIAPDGGLYVPTGFPSWGPRLGQLAELDYRQLAAEVLGSFFADFSLEEIQAAVNAAYDDKFDHPCFAPLVEKGGYFFLELFHGPTLAFKDMALSVLPHLVQLARTKLGRKDELVILTATSGDTGKAALEGFADVEGTRIIVFYPQEGVSKIQERQMVTQRGENTHVVAIRGNFDDAQGGVKEAFSDQQFRSLAKRAGFSFSSANSINIGRLIPQVVYYLYSYLELLNRGRIKEGEEINVCVPTGNFGNILAAYYARQCGVPLGRLICASNINNVLYDFINSGTYDRNRQLKLTSSPSMDILVSSNLERLLYHISGEDAVMVTRLMENLANEGSYSISPKMKDSLADFYPGFATEAETREAIASAYQELGYLIDTHTAVGFSVCRQYVQEGNSGINIIVSTASPFKFPAEVLTAIGAPAGCTDELQLIDRLAEVTGVTVPQNLRNLAQLPVRHTAVCSQAGIRQQIKSILGIEALQ